CGAACTCGGCCTGGACTCGTACCGGATTCGCGCGCGCATCGATGGTTACCTCGAGGAGTGGCTCGAGATGCCCGCGGATTTCGGCCGCATGGTGATCGGCGCAGCCAAAGAGCAGTTTGGGATGCCGCCCGAGCGCTGGCTGCCGCAGGACGGCGCGTGCACCGTCCACCACGGGGCCGAGATCGTGAACCTGCGCGTGGCCGCCTATCCCATTCGCGGCACCGGCCAGAAACTCGCAATCCGGTTCCTCCCGCGCCGCGGCCAGGTGCCCCCGCTCGACCAGTTGATGCCCGCCCGCGAGGCCGCGCTCCTGCGACGCGCCATCTCCCGGCCGTACGGGTTGATCCTGCTGTGCGGGCCGACCGGCTCCGGCAAGACCACCACCACGTTCTCGGCCCTGGCGGAGATCAACCAGCCCGACGTGAACATCACCACCATGGAGGACCCGGTGGAGTACGAGATGGATGGCGTGAACCAGGCCGAGCTGGACCGGCGCCGGCTGGTGGATTGGGACGCGCTCCTCGCCGGCTTTCTACGCCAGGATCCGGACGTGGGCATGGTGGGCGAGATTCGCGACCGCGACACGGCCGATACCGCGATCCGGCTGACGCTCACCGGCCACATCGTCTTTGCGACGCTGCACACGATGTCCTGCGCGCACACGGTGGAGCGGCTGGTCGACACCGGCGTGAATGCCCAGATGTTCGCCAACGCCGCCACGCTCATCGTCAGCCAGCGGCTGGTGCGCCGCCTGTGCCGGCGCTGCCGGGACGCAGGTCGTCGCGCGCCAACGCCGGCGGAAACCAGCCTCTTTCAACGCCACGGCGTCGAGGCTCCGTCCGCGGTATTCGATCCCGTGCGGGGCGACTGCGAGGAGTGCCGCGGCACCGGCTACCGCGGACAAATCGGGGCCTTTGAAATGCTGCCCGTCACGTCCGAAGTGGCGCTCCTCATCGCGGAGAAGCGCCCGATTCGCGAGATCGAGGCATGGATGCAGCAGCACGGATTCACCCGCGTCTACCAGGCGGCACTGACGCTCGCGGCCCGCGGCGAAACCAGCCTCGCCGAGGCCGGCCAGTGGCAGGCGGTGTGGGAAGAACTGCCGGACAGGCCCGATGCAGCCCGGAGGAATGAACCATGAACCCCACCGTCACTCCCCCCACGTCGCGCCCGCCCCTGAACCTCCGGTCCTCAGCGGCATCGGCTCGCTGGCAACTCCACGCCTTTGAGGTGGCCCGCCGTGCGGGCAAGGTGAGCGTCGGCGCGCCCGTGCGACCGCGGCGCGTCTGCGTGTACGCGTCGTCGATCGAGGCCGCGGAAGCGGGCGCCGGCGCGAGCAAGGACGAGACCTGCCGCCGCGTGCCGCTTCGGCCGACCGAAACCCTGTGGCCTCACCACTGGCCCCGGCGGGACGAGATTGCCGATTTCTACGAGACCGTCGGCAGCGCCCTGCGCACGGGAAGCGGCATGGGCCTGGCGTTGAACCTCGCCGCGCGGGTGGCGCGCACGCCTGCCATGCGAGGCATCGTGGGCAGCCTCCAGCACCGCGTCACCCACGGCGAGGAACTGCACACCGCCATGCGCGCCTTTCCCCAGACCTTCGCGCCGATGCAGCTTGCCATGGTCGAAGCGGCGGCCGCGGCGGGGCTGGACAAAGCCGGCGGTCTCCTGGTGACGATCGCAGAACGACTGCAGAAGGACGGCAAAGTCTGGCGCCGCTTCGTGGGCGCCCTCACGTACCCGCTCAGTCTCATCGCGCTGACGCTCGTCGGCGCCATCGTCCTGGAGATCTGGGCCCTGCCGCCCATGGTCGAATTATTCCGCACGCTGGGCGGGCATCTGCCGCCCATCACCCGGGCGTTCTATGCGGTTGCCCAATTCCTGCGGGAACACGCGCTCATCGTGTTTCCGCTTCTCGGTGCAGTCGTCGTCGCCGGGATCGTGACCGGCCCGGCGCTGCTTCGCACTCCCTGGGCCCAGCGGCTGAGCATCCGACTGTGGGTGGTCGGCCCGATCATCCAGTGGATCGCCCTGGTTCGTGCGCTCGGAACCTTCGTCCTCCTGAAACAATCCGGCGCCCGGGTCCGCGATCAGTTCGCGATGGCCGCCGCGGCCGCCGGCAATTGCGTGGTCGGCGCCTTCTTCGAGGCATGCTACGCGCGCATCGCGCTCGGCGAGACCGTGGAGGAGGCGTTCACCGCCGAACGCCACCGCCTCGGCGACGATGGGCTGCGGCTTGCCGGCAAGATGGAGGTCGGCATGGCGGGCGCGGACCTGGGCACGCTCCTGCAGCGCACCATCGCCGAGATCGATGATCGCGCCGAGGCGCGCCTGAACCTCCTCCCCAATCTCCTGCGCTGGCCCCTCCTGATCGTGTGCTGCGCGATCATCGGAGCCGTCGCCCTCGCGATCGTGCTGCCCTATCCCAACCTCATCGCCGACGTCGCCCAGCAGCAGGCGAACGGGGGCCGGTGAACCCCTTGCCCATGAACTCGAGCCCGCGTGCCCTCCTCTTCCTGCTCCTGACCCTCGCGTCCGTCCTGGCCGCCGGTGAACCCGCCACCCTCCTTGGCCGCAAGATCGCCGCCATGGCAGAGGAACCGGTCGTGCTCGCCGCCGCTGACCCGGGCGCCGCGGATGTCATCACCGAAGCCGCCGAGGTGGCGCGCCTCGAACGTCTTCCCCCCCTCGCCATCCCGGTGCAGGACGATACGCTCGGCGGCGCGATCACGACCATCGCGACGGCCTGCGGGATGAACTTCATCGCGCCCGCCGCCGAGGACTTCCCCGAACGCGTGACTCTCACCACGAAGGTAAGCCCCTGGCGCCTGCTGAACCGGCTCAGCGACCGCTACCGGTTCACGTTGGCCTATCGGGACGGCATCTGGGAATTCAACCGCGAGGCCACCGGCGCTCTCATCGCCCGCGTGTACGCGCTCAAGCACACCAATCTCGATGTGTACAAGGCCGCGCAGAACGCGTTCGCCACCGTGGGCGCCACGACCAGCGCCGCCCCGGCGGCCGGCGACGAGTCGGCCGGCGGCCGCGTCTTCTCCCCCCAAACCCGCAAGATCATCGACGATATCCGCGATCTCATCGGCCTGCCGGGCGAACGCATCCAGACCGACGCCGGCGCCGCCCAGGACGCCGTCAAGTCCTCGCCTCCCGCCAAGCCGGTTGGGGACGCCCCTTCCCGCGCCAAGGTGATCTACATCCCGGATGTGAACGCGCTCTACGTCGCGTGCAGCCGGGCCCAGCACGAACTCGTCACCGGCTACATCAAACTCATCGACCAGCCACCCCGGCAGGTGCGGATCGAGGCGCGCTTCTTTGAAACCAGTTGGGACCCCAAGACGATCCTCGGCGTCAACCACGAGAACTTCCAGCCGCGGGTCTCGCTGCGGGAGATCGAGGGCAAGGTGAACCTCTCCCGCTTCATCAACGAGGGCGAACAAGCGCTGCTCACCATCGACGACCTCTCGCTCCAGCTGAACGCCCTGCAGACCGACAAGCGCAGCCGGCTCGTGCAGAACCCCACCGTCGTCACCGCGAACAATCAGGAAGTATACTTCTCGGTCGGCGACGAGGAGCCCTTCGTTTCCTCCAACAACATCTATTCCGGCGTGCCGAACGGAGGCTTCGGCGCCACCACCGCCAACGTCTCCATCCGCCGCATCGGCACGTCCGTGAACATCGTGCCCACCATCTTCCCGGGCGAGCAGGGCGGGCGCCGCCGCATCCGCCTCGTCGTGCGCATCGAGGTCGGCGTGCTGAAGGGATTCCGGCAGGTGAACACGATCGAGATCCCGGTCGTCTCGTCACAGAAGTACGAGTACACGACCTACGTGGAGGACAACCAGGCGCTGGCGTTCGGCGGGCTCGCCGGCATCGGCGAGGTCGACGGCGTCACCAAGGTGCCCATCGCCGGCGACGTCCCCCTCATCGGCTACCTGTTCAAGTCGAAGTCACGCGAGGTGCACCAGCGCAACCTCGTGGCGTACATCATCGCCCGCATCGTCGACCAGGCAGAGCCCACCCCGCTTCCCGCCGTCTCGCTGCGAGAGCCGGCTCCCAGCGACAAAACCAAGGGGAACTTTCCACCATGAACGTTCCCGCCTCCGATCCCCAGCACGTCCCGGCGGCCGCGATCCGACAGCGCCGGTCCGCCGTTGCGGCCGAATGACCTTCCGGCTCCACGACTTCGCGATCGATCTCACCGCTCGCGCCCGCGCCGGCCTGCTCGATCCCGTGCTCGGCCGCGATCGCGAGATCGAGCGGCTCCTGCGCATCCTCGCCCGCAAGACCAAGAACAACCCGGTCCTGCTCGGTGAACCGGGCGTCGGCAAGACCGCGATCGTCGAGGGCCTCGCCCAGCGCATCGTCAGCGTCGCGCCCCCGTCCCACCTCGCCGAGGTGACGGTGTACGCCCTGAATCTCGGCAGCGTGCTCGCCGGCACGAGCTACCGCGGCGACTTCGAACAGCGGCTGCAGCAGCTCATCGCCGAGTTGCGTCGCCCCGGCTCCCGCCGGCTGCTGTTTGTCGACGAGCTCCACCTGCTCGGCCGCGCCGGCCGCAGCGAGGGCGGACTCGACGCCGGCAACCTCCTGAAGCCCCTTCTCGCCCGCGGCGAGTTGCCCTGCATCGGCGCCTCCACGCCCGACGAGTGGCAGCAGCTCGTCGCCCTCGATCCCGCCCTGGAACGGCGTTTCCAACCCGTCACCGTCGCCGAAGCCAGCCCCGCTCAGACCTTGCAGATCCTCCGCGGGCTCCGCGCGCGCTACGAGGGACATCACGGCGTCGAGATCACCGAGGATGCCCTCCACGCCGCCATCGATCATGCCGTTGCCCGCGATCGCACGCGCCGGCTGCCCGACAAGGCCATCGACCTCCTGGATGAGGCTTGCGCCATGGTGCGGCTCGCCCGCGGTCTCGACGCCACGCCGGAGTGGACGCTGGCGGAGCGGGCACTCTCTGCGGCCGCCGAGGCTTTCGACCTCAGCGCGTACGCGCACCTGCGCAGCCGGGTGATCCCGGCACTGCGCCCCACCAGCCGGCCGCAGGTGGACGCGGCCGCGATTGCCCGGCTCGCCCGGAACGACGAATAGCGCCACGGCGAGGCACCTGCCGCCATACCGACAGCTTAGCGCGCCGGAGCTCCCACGCCCCCGGCCTTCGTCGTCTCCACCAACACCGGAAAGTGATCCGAGGGCATGCGGGCCACCGCCCGTTCGAGATTCAGTTCGTCCGGCTGGTCCTTGCCACCAGCGTTCGACTCTGCCGGGAGCCGCGCGCGATAGCTGTCGGTCAGAACACCGTAACGCTTCACCGCAAAGGCGCGGCTCAGGAAGATGTGGTCGATCCGCGCCGGCGTCCACGCGTCCGGCAGGAAGTTGTTGAACGTGCCGTTGGGCTCATAGCGGACCGGCGAGAGTTCGCGCGCGTCCTTCACCCAACCCGCCCCCGCCAGTGTCTGGTAGTACTCGGTCTTCTGATCCGAGTTGAAGTCGCCCATCAGCACGACCGGGGCGTCCCCCGCGATCGCCTTCGCCTCCTCGAGCAGCATGCGTGCACTGTTCCGCCGTGCTTCATGGCCCTTGTGATCGAAATGGACGTTGAAGACGAAGAACACGAACCCGGTCGCCCGTTGCTCGAGCTTCGCCCAGGTGCAGATCCGACGGTAGTTCGAGTCCCAGCCTTTCGACGGCACCGTCTTCGTCGGCGAGAACCAGAACGTACCCGAGGCCCGCACCGCCACCGCCTCAGTCCGATAGAAGATCGCGGCGAACTCGCCTGCGCGCGCCCCGTCATCCCGGCCCACGCCCACCCATGCGTACCCCTCGACCAGCCGCGCCACGTCCTCGAGCTGGTGATAGAGCGCTTCCTGGGTCCCGAGCACATCGAAGCCGTGAAAGCGGATCAGTCCGGCCACGAACGGTACGCGCTCTTTCCAACCGTTGCCGCGCTGGACATCACCCGCGTTGTCGTTGCGCAGGTTGTACGTGCCGAGCACGAGGTCCTGCGCCGACACACTGACGGCGGTCACGGCGAGCAGAATCAGAATGAACCAGGAGCGGGGGGTGGAGGCGGGCATGAAAATCAGCAAGAGGCGGTAAAACATAGAAGCAAGGGGCACAGCGGCGGAAAGCCGTGTTTCTTGCGCGAGCAAAGTCCGGGCGAGGTCGGAGGGCAAGCCACCTAACATTCTTATGCTGAATAGATAACCAGCCCGCCGCCTGGCGGCCGTCTTGGCGGGGTCGGCGCCGACCGGCCCCGGTGGGGCGCGAAAAATGGGGCCGCCTGGCGACTTCGTACCTTCCGACGGCCGGGCTCAAGCCTCGTTTTTCATTGCCGCGCACGAACTTCGGCCGTTCCGTTCGCCCGCTTCAAACGTCTTAGTACCCGATGGATACCTGCCTTCAGACCCTCCGCACCGAACTCAGGGCGTGCCAGCAACGGCTCGGCACCGCCGCGGAGCGGACGACCGATTTCGAGCAGGTTCTCAGCCTCGCCCACCAGATCAACAACCGGGTGGCCGGCGAATACCTGCGTGCCGCGATCGCGCACGAGAACAGTCCGCCGTCCTTCACCAGTTTCTATCGCGGGTATTTCCAGTCCTAACCGCGGACGCCGTCAGCCGACTCACAGGTCCAGCCAGACCGTCATTCCCCGTCAGCCCTTCACCAGCGTGAGCACGCACTCAAGGTGGCGGGTCTGCGGAAAGAGATCGAAGGGCTGCGCCGCCGTCAGCCGGTAGCCGGCCGCCAGGAAGTGCCGCAGGTCACGCATCTGCGTCGCGGGGTCGCAGGAAACGTAGACCACCGCGCGGGGACCGAACGCGAACAGCTGCTTGAGAAACGCCTCGTCGGAGCCTTTCCGCGGGGGATCGATGATCACCGCCGTATCCGCCGCCGGAAACTCGAGCCCGGCAAAGATGCCGGCCGCGTCGGCCGCGAGGAAGCTGGCGTTGGTGATTCCGTTCGCCGCCGCGTTCTCCTTGGCAAAGCGCACGCTGCTTTCGCTGATCTCCACGCCGGCCACGCGCTCGAACGCCGAAGCTGCCGTCAGCGCGAACAGGCCGCTGCCGCAATACGCGTCCACCAGGAAGCGCGCCCCGCTCTGCGCCGCCTGCGTACGCACGTACCCCGTGAACGCCGGCAGGATGAACGGGTTGTTTTGGAAGAAGTCGCGCGCCAGGAAGTGCAGCCGGATCGGGGCCTCCGACCCGCCGCGGTCAATGGTCTCGGTGATCACCGCATCGTAATCCGTCGTCACCTCGCCGCTCGCCTCGCGCAGCAACAGCGTCGCCCCGCGCGTGTAACTCGCCGCCTTGCCGTGCACCGCCGCCCGCACCGCCCCCAGCCGGGCATTGATCGCGTCCGTCGCGATCGGGCAATGCGGCACGTCCACGATGTCAAACCGGGTGCCCTGTCGCAGGAAGCCGATCGGAAAGGGCTTCACGCCCTCCGCCGATCCGGTCGCCGCCGCCCCCTGCGGCGCCGCCACCAGAGGCTCGCTGCCCGCATCGTCGTCCGCCGCCGTCACGCCAAAATCCTCGCGATGCGCCGCCGGCGCGGGCCGCCGCGGCGCCGCAAAATGCGGCGTGATCTTCGAACGGTAGCCGTACTCGCGCGGCGAGGAAACCACCGGCGACACCGGGAAGCTCGTGTCCGCCATGTGCAACAGCAGCTCCGCCACCTGACGCTGCTTCCACTGCAACTGCGCGACGTAGCTCAGGTGCTGGTACTGGCAACCCCCGCACCGGCCAAATAGCGGACACCGGGGCTGCACGCGCTCCGGCGACGGCACCAGCACGTTCACCAAATCGGCTTCCGAGTAATTCTTGTGGTTCCGGAATACCCGCGCGCGCACGCGTTCGCCCGGCAAGGTGAACGGCACCATCACGACCCAGCCGGAGGGGCCCTTCGCCTCCGCCGCAACGTCCGTCGTCGTCGCCGCCATCGCCCCGACCGCGGGAGCCCGCGGCGCGATCTCCACGCGACCCAGCCCCAGCCCGAGGTTGGTCAACGTCGTGATCTCCAGTTCGATCTCCTGGTGATACGCAAACGGATGGTCGTTGAACGGCTTCTTTCTTCCCACGGCGCCACGGAACATGAACCTCCCCGGAAAGTGAAGGGCCGTTTTCGTCCGTTCGAGAGACACCCCTCCCTCCCGCCTCGCCATCCTCCCCCCTTTCCCTTTTCACTTCCGATCCCGCCGTCTCCGTCCCCACCCTCACTCTCACTTTCACCCTCACTCACCCTTTCTTCCCGCCTTGCCTCCCGAACGCATCACCAGTCTCCAGAACCCGCGCGTGAAGCAG
The Opitutus sp. ER46 genome window above contains:
- a CDS encoding AAA family ATPase codes for the protein MTFRLHDFAIDLTARARAGLLDPVLGRDREIERLLRILARKTKNNPVLLGEPGVGKTAIVEGLAQRIVSVAPPSHLAEVTVYALNLGSVLAGTSYRGDFEQRLQQLIAELRRPGSRRLLFVDELHLLGRAGRSEGGLDAGNLLKPLLARGELPCIGASTPDEWQQLVALDPALERRFQPVTVAEASPAQTLQILRGLRARYEGHHGVEITEDALHAAIDHAVARDRTRRLPDKAIDLLDEACAMVRLARGLDATPEWTLAERALSAAAEAFDLSAYAHLRSRVIPALRPTSRPQVDAAAIARLARNDE
- a CDS encoding ATPase, T2SS/T4P/T4SS family, with translation MNAPSTVVTITPCPAAETTRPLEAAEGYALGPEELRNAFAARRLYPAALASASIYGAALELYVAWLDLVHAAFRPGDTPWLPVGTAGPLLILGHHHPTTPGPLPSGWFQPVLLRRGDYERHLRLCTPFVQNAPAPDWDAGTLVAPRRLFPVPDVRLVRPTTLRAALRFLLEYFPHRPADLQRLQELLVDSDEVPLDALPPGYHGACWFLLEHGAVADPTVIAPPESVLRQLSPALSAHTRPLAAHGRELWVGAERLPQPAAEDLLLNELGDGWHVHFVLLDGPRAIERAPGTTPYAAPGPQPAAEPRGAGRVRVKIEDGRARIRSGDAAREPGTIRLSQKDIRELETYNARRPDRDPLKVFLKELSAGIRHGATDLHIELGLDSYRIRARIDGYLEEWLEMPADFGRMVIGAAKEQFGMPPERWLPQDGACTVHHGAEIVNLRVAAYPIRGTGQKLAIRFLPRRGQVPPLDQLMPAREAALLRRAISRPYGLILLCGPTGSGKTTTTFSALAEINQPDVNITTMEDPVEYEMDGVNQAELDRRRLVDWDALLAGFLRQDPDVGMVGEIRDRDTADTAIRLTLTGHIVFATLHTMSCAHTVERLVDTGVNAQMFANAATLIVSQRLVRRLCRRCRDAGRRAPTPAETSLFQRHGVEAPSAVFDPVRGDCEECRGTGYRGQIGAFEMLPVTSEVALLIAEKRPIREIEAWMQQHGFTRVYQAALTLAARGETSLAEAGQWQAVWEELPDRPDAARRNEP
- a CDS encoding type II secretion system F family protein: MNPTVTPPTSRPPLNLRSSAASARWQLHAFEVARRAGKVSVGAPVRPRRVCVYASSIEAAEAGAGASKDETCRRVPLRPTETLWPHHWPRRDEIADFYETVGSALRTGSGMGLALNLAARVARTPAMRGIVGSLQHRVTHGEELHTAMRAFPQTFAPMQLAMVEAAAAAGLDKAGGLLVTIAERLQKDGKVWRRFVGALTYPLSLIALTLVGAIVLEIWALPPMVELFRTLGGHLPPITRAFYAVAQFLREHALIVFPLLGAVVVAGIVTGPALLRTPWAQRLSIRLWVVGPIIQWIALVRALGTFVLLKQSGARVRDQFAMAAAAAGNCVVGAFFEACYARIALGETVEEAFTAERHRLGDDGLRLAGKMEVGMAGADLGTLLQRTIAEIDDRAEARLNLLPNLLRWPLLIVCCAIIGAVALAIVLPYPNLIADVAQQQANGGR
- a CDS encoding endonuclease/exonuclease/phosphatase family protein, with translation MFYRLLLIFMPASTPRSWFILILLAVTAVSVSAQDLVLGTYNLRNDNAGDVQRGNGWKERVPFVAGLIRFHGFDVLGTQEALYHQLEDVARLVEGYAWVGVGRDDGARAGEFAAIFYRTEAVAVRASGTFWFSPTKTVPSKGWDSNYRRICTWAKLEQRATGFVFFVFNVHFDHKGHEARRNSARMLLEEAKAIAGDAPVVLMGDFNSDQKTEYYQTLAGAGWVKDARELSPVRYEPNGTFNNFLPDAWTPARIDHIFLSRAFAVKRYGVLTDSYRARLPAESNAGGKDQPDELNLERAVARMPSDHFPVLVETTKAGGVGAPAR
- a CDS encoding class I SAM-dependent RNA methyltransferase — translated: MFRGAVGRKKPFNDHPFAYHQEIELEITTLTNLGLGLGRVEIAPRAPAVGAMAATTTDVAAEAKGPSGWVVMVPFTLPGERVRARVFRNHKNYSEADLVNVLVPSPERVQPRCPLFGRCGGCQYQHLSYVAQLQWKQRQVAELLLHMADTSFPVSPVVSSPREYGYRSKITPHFAAPRRPAPAAHREDFGVTAADDDAGSEPLVAAPQGAAATGSAEGVKPFPIGFLRQGTRFDIVDVPHCPIATDAINARLGAVRAAVHGKAASYTRGATLLLREASGEVTTDYDAVITETIDRGGSEAPIRLHFLARDFFQNNPFILPAFTGYVRTQAAQSGARFLVDAYCGSGLFALTAASAFERVAGVEISESSVRFAKENAAANGITNASFLAADAAGIFAGLEFPAADTAVIIDPPRKGSDEAFLKQLFAFGPRAVVYVSCDPATQMRDLRHFLAAGYRLTAAQPFDLFPQTRHLECVLTLVKG